One Mycolicibacter sp. MU0083 DNA window includes the following coding sequences:
- a CDS encoding PPE family protein, producing the protein MDYAALPPEINSGRMYAGPGTGSLLAAGAAWDQLAAELHTAASNYQSVISGLTSGAWTGVASTRMAAAAGPYITWLSATGTQAEQAGAQAKAAAAAHASAYAMTVPPPAIAANRAQLATLVATNFFGQNTPAIAATEALYAEMWAQDATAMYAYAAAAETASQMTPFAPPPQTANPAGAVAQSAAATQGAGQAATSQVLQGLSNALVGSAAAGDSALPAIFSELSTLGAAPVSTFMSTAIIAAFIPEYLIAAADLPSPFGLSEAAPASIAAGVGLGLAPVMAAPASAGLASATTAGVGTAQSVSGLSVPKAWATAAPEMRLAAAEFAAANVVASESAAGGMLSGMPLFGGAPLMAMGGRGANGQYRENKSVEDAKRKAVRGRRSTMW; encoded by the coding sequence ATGGATTACGCAGCCTTGCCGCCGGAGATCAACTCCGGACGGATGTACGCCGGCCCGGGCACCGGGTCGTTGCTGGCCGCCGGGGCGGCTTGGGATCAGTTGGCCGCCGAGTTGCATACCGCGGCATCCAATTACCAGTCGGTGATCTCCGGGCTCACCAGCGGAGCCTGGACCGGGGTGGCCTCGACACGCATGGCCGCCGCAGCCGGGCCATACATCACCTGGCTCAGCGCCACCGGCACGCAGGCCGAACAGGCCGGCGCGCAGGCCAAGGCCGCCGCGGCCGCGCACGCGAGCGCCTACGCGATGACGGTGCCCCCACCGGCCATCGCGGCCAACCGCGCCCAGTTGGCGACCCTGGTGGCCACCAATTTCTTCGGCCAGAACACACCGGCCATCGCGGCCACCGAGGCGCTCTACGCCGAGATGTGGGCCCAGGACGCCACCGCGATGTACGCCTACGCGGCCGCAGCCGAGACGGCGTCGCAGATGACGCCCTTCGCGCCGCCGCCGCAGACGGCCAACCCCGCCGGCGCGGTCGCGCAGAGCGCTGCCGCGACCCAAGGAGCCGGGCAGGCCGCTACCTCCCAGGTCCTGCAGGGGTTGTCGAACGCCCTCGTCGGCTCGGCGGCGGCGGGTGACTCGGCGCTGCCCGCCATCTTCAGCGAACTGTCGACGTTGGGCGCCGCTCCGGTGTCCACCTTCATGAGCACCGCCATCATCGCCGCCTTCATCCCCGAATACCTCATCGCCGCCGCGGACCTCCCGTCGCCGTTCGGTCTGTCGGAAGCCGCACCGGCCTCCATTGCCGCCGGTGTCGGGTTGGGCCTGGCTCCGGTCATGGCAGCGCCCGCATCGGCTGGGCTGGCATCGGCGACGACGGCCGGCGTCGGCACCGCACAATCGGTCAGCGGCCTGTCGGTGCCGAAGGCCTGGGCCACCGCGGCCCCGGAGATGCGTCTGGCCGCGGCAGAATTCGCGGCTGCCAACGTCGTCGCCAGCGAAAGCGCTGCCGGCGGAATGCTTTCCGGTATGCCGCTGTTCGGCGGTGCGCCACTGATGGCGATGGGTGGCCGCGGAGCCAACGGCCAGTACCGGGAGAACAAGTCGGTCGAGGACGCCAAACGGAAAGCCGTCCGGGGGCGACGCTCCACCATGTGGTGA
- a CDS encoding WXG100 family type VII secretion target, whose protein sequence is MARFMTDPDAMRAMAGRFDVHAQTVEDEARRMWASSTNISGAGWGGLAERTSMDTMGTMQTAFRNIVTMLHSVRDGLIRDANHYEQQEAASQQILSGS, encoded by the coding sequence ATGGCACGTTTTATGACGGATCCGGATGCGATGCGCGCGATGGCGGGTCGTTTCGATGTGCATGCGCAGACGGTGGAGGATGAGGCGCGTCGGATGTGGGCGTCGTCGACGAACATCTCCGGTGCGGGCTGGGGTGGTCTGGCCGAGCGGACCTCGATGGACACCATGGGGACGATGCAGACGGCGTTTCGCAACATTGTGACGATGTTGCACAGCGTGCGTGATGGGTTGATTCGGGATGCGAATCACTACGAGCAGCAGGAAGCTGCGTCGCAGCAGATCCTGTCGGGCAGCTAG
- a CDS encoding WXG100 family type VII secretion target, whose product MSINYQFGDVNAHGALIRAQAASLEAEHQAIVHDVMAAGDFWGGSGSVACQEFVTQLGRNFALIYEQANAHGQKVQTAGNNMANTDASVGSSWA is encoded by the coding sequence ATGTCGATCAATTACCAGTTCGGTGATGTCAATGCCCATGGTGCGTTGATTCGTGCGCAGGCGGCGTCGTTGGAGGCCGAGCATCAGGCGATCGTGCACGATGTGATGGCTGCCGGTGATTTCTGGGGTGGTTCGGGTTCGGTGGCGTGCCAGGAGTTCGTGACGCAGTTGGGTCGCAACTTCGCGCTGATCTACGAGCAGGCCAACGCTCACGGTCAGAAGGTGCAGACCGCCGGCAACAACATGGCCAACACCGACGCCTCCGTCGGTTCCAGCTGGGCCTGA
- a CDS encoding nitronate monooxygenase: MAFSLSELSIPLIGAPMAGGPTTPALAAAVSQAGGLGFLAGGYRTPQQLADEITATRSATSAPIGVNLFVPQPSGADVVLLDDYVELLDPLAEYYGVELGRPRFGDDDCWPEKLQVVADLRPHVVSFTFGTPTPDELELLRSLRILTVVTVTSAYEAGVALGHGAEALVVQGPAAGGHRGTFAPDVEPGTDSLEDLLAQIRHAHGHVPLIAAGGLGTAADVAAVLARGAQAAQVGTALLLADEAGTNPTHRAALTNPEFTNTTVTCAFSGRYARSLENDFTRAFSDVAPIGYPEINHMTAPIRAAAVAVDDPHGTSLWAGTAYRSARSGPAAEIVADLAAG, translated from the coding sequence ATGGCGTTCAGTCTCTCCGAGCTTTCGATCCCGTTGATCGGCGCGCCGATGGCCGGCGGTCCCACTACACCGGCGTTGGCGGCCGCGGTGTCGCAGGCGGGCGGGCTGGGGTTTCTCGCCGGCGGTTACCGTACGCCGCAGCAATTGGCTGACGAGATCACCGCGACGCGGTCGGCCACCAGCGCTCCGATCGGGGTCAATCTCTTTGTCCCGCAGCCCAGTGGCGCCGATGTGGTGTTGCTCGACGACTACGTCGAGCTGTTGGATCCGCTGGCCGAGTACTACGGGGTGGAGCTGGGCCGGCCCCGCTTCGGCGATGACGATTGCTGGCCGGAGAAGCTCCAGGTGGTGGCCGATCTGCGGCCCCACGTGGTGTCGTTCACGTTCGGAACGCCGACACCGGATGAGCTGGAGTTGCTGCGTAGCCTGCGAATCCTGACCGTGGTCACGGTGACGTCGGCCTATGAGGCCGGTGTCGCGCTGGGGCACGGCGCCGAGGCGCTGGTGGTGCAGGGACCGGCGGCCGGAGGTCACCGCGGCACGTTCGCCCCCGACGTGGAGCCGGGAACCGATTCCCTGGAGGATCTGCTGGCACAGATCCGTCACGCGCACGGGCACGTCCCCCTGATCGCGGCGGGTGGCCTGGGCACGGCCGCCGATGTCGCCGCGGTGCTTGCCCGCGGCGCGCAGGCCGCGCAGGTGGGCACCGCACTGCTGCTGGCCGACGAAGCGGGCACCAACCCCACGCACCGGGCGGCGCTGACCAACCCGGAGTTCACCAACACCACGGTGACGTGTGCATTCTCCGGCCGCTATGCCCGCAGCCTGGAGAACGATTTCACCCGCGCCTTCAGCGACGTGGCGCCGATCGGATACCCCGAGATCAACCACATGACGGCACCGATTCGGGCGGCCGCGGTGGCCGTGGACGACCCGCACGGGACCAGCCTGTGGGCCGGAACCGCCTACCGCAGTGCGCGTTCGGGGCCGGCCGCCGAGATCGTCGCCGATCTGGCGGCCGGCTGA
- a CDS encoding M16 family metallopeptidase, whose translation MPRLPKADIAARPRATLRRTTLPGGLRVVTEYLPAVRSASVGVWVGVGSRDEGTTVAGAAHFLEHLLFKATPTRTATGIAQAMDAVGGELNAFTGKEHTCYYAHVLDTDLELAVALVSDVVLNGSCAAADVDLERDVVLEEIAMRDDDPEDALGDVFLSTLFGDHPIGRPVIGNVESVSSMTRAQLRSFHQRRYTPERMVVAVAGNIDHATVVALVREHFGHRLVRGREPVAPRRGAARIPGTPGLTVVNRDADQTHMSLGVRAPGRNWQHRQALAVLNTALGGGLSSRLFQEIRETRGLAYSIYSSVDTFADAGALSVYTACQPDRFAEVAAVTTEVLEEVARDGITAEECRIAKGSLRGGLVLGLEDSGSRMNRLGRTELNYGRHRPIARTLRELSAVTLDEVNAVARELLRQPYGVAVLGPYRSKGALPRRLRSMAG comes from the coding sequence ATGCCGCGCCTGCCGAAAGCTGACATCGCGGCGCGACCGCGCGCCACACTGCGACGCACCACCCTGCCGGGTGGACTGCGGGTGGTCACCGAGTACCTCCCCGCGGTCCGCTCGGCGTCGGTGGGCGTCTGGGTCGGCGTCGGATCCCGTGACGAGGGCACCACGGTCGCCGGGGCCGCGCACTTCCTCGAACACCTGCTGTTCAAGGCGACTCCGACCCGCACCGCGACCGGTATCGCCCAGGCGATGGACGCCGTCGGCGGTGAACTCAACGCCTTCACCGGCAAAGAGCACACCTGCTACTACGCCCACGTACTCGACACCGACCTGGAGCTGGCCGTAGCACTGGTCAGCGACGTGGTGCTCAACGGATCGTGCGCGGCCGCCGACGTCGACCTCGAACGCGACGTGGTCCTCGAGGAAATCGCCATGCGCGACGACGATCCCGAGGACGCCCTCGGCGACGTGTTCTTGTCGACGCTGTTCGGCGATCATCCGATCGGGCGGCCGGTGATCGGAAACGTCGAATCGGTGTCATCGATGACCCGGGCCCAGCTGCGGTCGTTCCACCAGCGCCGCTACACGCCCGAACGCATGGTGGTGGCCGTCGCCGGCAATATCGACCACGCCACGGTGGTGGCGTTGGTGCGAGAACACTTCGGGCACCGACTGGTCCGCGGCCGGGAGCCCGTCGCACCGCGGCGCGGCGCCGCCCGCATCCCGGGAACCCCGGGACTGACCGTCGTCAACCGGGATGCCGACCAGACCCACATGTCGCTGGGGGTGCGCGCCCCGGGACGCAACTGGCAACACCGGCAGGCCCTGGCGGTACTCAACACCGCACTGGGGGGAGGATTGAGTTCCCGCCTGTTCCAAGAGATTCGGGAGACCCGCGGCCTGGCGTACTCGATCTACTCGTCGGTGGACACCTTCGCCGACGCCGGTGCCCTGTCGGTCTACACCGCCTGCCAACCGGACCGCTTCGCCGAGGTGGCGGCGGTGACCACCGAGGTGCTCGAGGAAGTGGCCCGCGACGGGATCACCGCCGAGGAGTGCCGGATCGCCAAGGGCTCGCTGCGCGGCGGATTGGTGCTGGGGCTCGAGGATTCCGGCTCGCGGATGAACCGGTTGGGCCGTACCGAGTTGAACTACGGCCGGCACCGGCCCATCGCACGAACCCTGCGGGAACTGTCCGCGGTCACCCTCGACGAGGTCAATGCGGTAGCCCGCGAACTGTTGCGTCAGCCCTACGGGGTGGCGGTTCTGGGTCCGTACCGGTCGAAAGGGGCGCTTCCGCGGCGCTTGCGGTCGATGGCAGGCTAG
- a CDS encoding polyribonucleotide nucleotidyltransferase produces MSAIEIEEGVFESTAVIDNGTFGKRTIRFETGRLAQQAAGSVVAYLDDETMLLSATTASKAPKDHFDFFPLTVDVEERMYAAGRIPGSFFRREGRPSTDAILTCRLTDRPLRPSFVDGLRNEVQVVVTVLSLNPNDLYDVVAINAASASTQLAGLPFSGPVGAARVALINGTWVAFPTVEQLEGAAFDMVLAGRLLDDGDVAIMMVEAEATENVIELIEAGAQAPTETVVAEGLEAAKPFIAALCKAQQELSDAAARPTADYPLFPPYGEDVYYSVASVATDELAKALTIAGKAERDERTEEIKTEVVARLAETYEGREKEIGAAYRSLTKKLVRQRILTDHFRIDGRGITDIRALSAEVAVIPRAHGSALFERGETQIMGVTTLDMMKMAQQIDSLGPEKSKRYMHHYNFPPYSTGETGRVGSPKRREIGHGALAERALVPVLPSVEEFPYAIRQVSEALSSNGSTSMGSVCASTLALLNAGVPLKAPVAGIAMGLVSDDVEVDGKTERRFVALTDILGAEDAFGDMDFKVAGTKDFVTALQLDTKLDGIPSQVLAGALAQAKDARMTILDVMAEAIDEPDEMSPYAPRVTTIKVPVDKIGEVIGPKGKMINSITEETGAQISIEDDGTVFVGAADGPSAQAAIDKINAIANPQLPKIGERFLGTVVKTTDFGAFVSLLPGRDGLVHISKLGKGKRVAKVEDVVKVGDKIRVEIADIDNRGKISLVPVDDAAEATSDGAAESADAAPAES; encoded by the coding sequence ATGTCTGCAATTGAAATTGAAGAAGGCGTATTCGAGTCCACCGCTGTCATCGACAACGGCACCTTCGGCAAGCGCACCATCCGCTTCGAGACCGGTCGGCTGGCACAGCAGGCCGCCGGCAGTGTCGTCGCCTACCTCGACGACGAGACCATGCTGCTGTCGGCGACCACCGCCAGCAAGGCACCCAAGGACCACTTCGACTTCTTCCCGCTCACCGTCGACGTCGAGGAGCGGATGTACGCGGCGGGCCGGATCCCCGGCTCGTTCTTCCGCCGTGAGGGCCGTCCGTCGACCGACGCGATCCTGACCTGCCGCCTCACCGACCGCCCGCTGCGCCCGTCGTTCGTCGACGGCCTGCGCAACGAGGTCCAGGTCGTGGTGACGGTGCTGAGCCTGAACCCCAACGACCTCTACGACGTGGTCGCGATCAACGCCGCCTCGGCATCCACCCAGCTCGCCGGTCTGCCGTTCTCCGGTCCGGTCGGTGCGGCGCGGGTCGCGCTGATCAACGGCACCTGGGTGGCGTTCCCCACCGTCGAGCAGCTGGAAGGTGCGGCCTTCGACATGGTGCTGGCCGGCCGCCTCCTCGACGACGGCGACGTCGCGATCATGATGGTCGAAGCCGAGGCCACCGAGAACGTCATCGAGCTGATCGAGGCCGGTGCGCAGGCGCCGACCGAGACCGTGGTGGCCGAAGGCCTGGAGGCCGCCAAGCCGTTCATCGCCGCACTGTGCAAGGCCCAGCAGGAACTGTCCGACGCCGCCGCTCGCCCGACCGCCGACTACCCGCTGTTCCCGCCCTACGGCGAGGACGTCTACTACTCGGTCGCCTCGGTCGCGACCGACGAGCTGGCCAAGGCGCTGACCATCGCCGGCAAGGCCGAGCGCGACGAGCGCACCGAGGAGATCAAGACCGAGGTCGTCGCCCGCCTGGCCGAGACCTACGAGGGTCGCGAGAAGGAGATCGGCGCGGCATACCGCAGCCTGACCAAGAAGCTGGTGCGCCAGCGCATCCTGACCGACCACTTCCGCATCGACGGCCGTGGCATCACCGACATCCGGGCGCTCTCGGCCGAGGTCGCGGTGATCCCGCGGGCGCACGGCAGCGCGCTGTTCGAGCGCGGCGAGACCCAGATCATGGGCGTCACCACGCTGGACATGATGAAGATGGCCCAGCAGATCGACTCGCTGGGGCCGGAGAAGTCCAAGCGCTACATGCACCACTACAACTTCCCGCCGTACTCGACCGGTGAGACCGGCCGCGTCGGTTCGCCCAAGCGTCGCGAGATCGGCCACGGTGCGCTCGCCGAGCGCGCGCTGGTCCCGGTGCTGCCCAGCGTCGAAGAGTTCCCGTACGCCATCCGTCAGGTGTCGGAAGCCCTGAGCTCCAACGGATCCACCTCGATGGGTTCGGTGTGTGCCTCCACCCTGGCGCTGCTCAACGCCGGTGTGCCGCTGAAGGCTCCGGTCGCCGGCATCGCCATGGGCCTGGTCTCCGACGACGTCGAGGTTGACGGCAAGACCGAGCGTCGCTTCGTCGCGCTGACCGACATCCTGGGTGCCGAGGACGCCTTCGGCGACATGGACTTCAAGGTCGCCGGCACCAAGGACTTCGTCACCGCCCTGCAGCTGGACACCAAGCTCGACGGGATCCCGTCGCAGGTGCTGGCCGGCGCCCTGGCCCAGGCCAAGGACGCCCGGATGACCATCCTCGACGTGATGGCCGAGGCCATCGACGAGCCCGACGAGATGAGCCCCTACGCGCCGCGGGTCACCACCATCAAGGTTCCGGTGGACAAGATCGGCGAGGTGATCGGGCCCAAGGGCAAGATGATCAACTCGATCACCGAGGAGACCGGCGCCCAGATCTCCATCGAGGACGACGGCACCGTGTTCGTCGGTGCCGCCGACGGCCCGTCCGCGCAGGCCGCGATCGACAAGATCAACGCCATCGCCAACCCGCAGCTGCCCAAGATCGGCGAGCGGTTCCTGGGCACCGTGGTCAAGACCACCGACTTCGGCGCGTTCGTGTCGCTGCTGCCGGGACGCGACGGCCTGGTCCACATCTCCAAGCTCGGCAAGGGCAAGCGGGTCGCCAAGGTCGAAGACGTGGTCAAGGTCGGCGACAAGATCCGGGTGGAGATCGCCGACATCGACAACCGCGGCAAGATCTCACTGGTGCCGGTCGACGACGCAGCAGAAGCGACCAGCGATGGGGCCGCCGAGTCTGCCGATGCCGCGCCTGCCGAAAGCTGA
- the rpsO gene encoding 30S ribosomal protein S15, with protein sequence MALTAEQKKEILSSYGLHETDTGSPEAQVALLTKRIVDLTEHLKTHKHDHHSRRGLLLLVGRRRRLLKYLTQTDVARYRSLIERLGLRR encoded by the coding sequence GTGGCGCTGACCGCTGAGCAGAAAAAAGAGATCCTGAGCAGCTACGGGCTGCACGAGACCGACACCGGTTCGCCGGAGGCTCAGGTCGCGCTGCTGACGAAGCGGATCGTCGACCTCACCGAGCACCTCAAGACGCACAAGCACGACCACCACTCGCGGCGCGGTCTGCTGCTGCTGGTCGGCCGTCGCCGCCGGCTGCTCAAGTACCTGACCCAGACCGATGTGGCGCGCTACCGTTCGCTGATCGAGCGCCTCGGCCTGCGTCGCTGA
- a CDS encoding bifunctional riboflavin kinase/FAD synthetase encodes MQRWRGQDEIPTDWGRCVLTIGVFDGVHRGHAELIAHAVRAGKARGVPTVLMTFDPHPMEVVYPGNHPAQLTTLARRAELVEQSGIDVFLVIPFTPEFMKLTPDRYIHQLLVEHLHVVDVVVGENFTFGRKAAGNVETLRRAGEQFGFGVEAVSLVAERDDAAAQSVTFSSTYIRSCVDAGDVTAAAEALGRPHRVEGLVVRGDGRGRNLGFPTANVAPSAFAAIPADGVYAAWFTVLGHGPVPGTVVAGQRCQAAVSVGTNPTFSGRARTVEAFVLDENADLYGQRVAVDFVSRIRGQRKFDSVEELVVAINADVEETRGMLAEG; translated from the coding sequence GTGCAGCGGTGGCGGGGGCAGGACGAGATCCCCACAGACTGGGGCAGATGTGTGCTCACTATCGGCGTCTTCGATGGTGTGCACCGCGGTCATGCGGAGCTGATCGCGCATGCGGTGCGGGCGGGCAAAGCCCGTGGTGTGCCGACGGTGCTGATGACCTTCGATCCGCATCCCATGGAAGTCGTCTATCCCGGCAACCATCCGGCGCAGCTCACCACGCTGGCGCGCCGTGCCGAACTGGTCGAGCAGTCCGGCATCGACGTGTTCCTGGTCATCCCGTTCACCCCGGAGTTCATGAAGCTGACCCCGGACCGCTACATCCATCAGTTGCTCGTCGAGCACCTGCACGTGGTGGACGTCGTGGTGGGGGAGAACTTCACCTTCGGCCGCAAGGCCGCCGGCAACGTGGAGACCCTGCGCCGGGCCGGGGAACAGTTCGGTTTCGGGGTGGAAGCGGTGTCGCTGGTGGCCGAACGCGACGACGCCGCCGCCCAATCGGTCACGTTCTCCTCGACCTACATCCGGTCCTGCGTGGACGCCGGTGATGTGACTGCGGCCGCCGAGGCGCTGGGCCGGCCGCACCGGGTCGAGGGACTGGTGGTGCGCGGCGACGGTCGCGGCCGCAACCTCGGTTTTCCGACCGCCAACGTGGCGCCCTCGGCCTTCGCCGCGATCCCCGCCGACGGGGTGTACGCGGCCTGGTTCACCGTGCTGGGGCACGGCCCGGTGCCGGGCACCGTCGTCGCCGGCCAGCGTTGTCAGGCCGCGGTGTCGGTGGGCACCAACCCGACGTTCTCCGGCCGGGCCCGTACCGTCGAGGCCTTCGTCCTCGACGAGAACGCCGACCTGTACGGCCAGCGGGTCGCCGTCGACTTCGTCAGCCGGATCCGCGGCCAACGCAAGTTCGACTCCGTGGAAGAGCTGGTGGTGGCGATCAACGCCGATGTCGAAGAGACGCGCGGCATGCTCGCCGAGGGCTGA
- the mntR gene encoding manganese-binding transcriptional regulator MntR produces the protein MSPWEQSDGLSSVAQDYLKVIWTAQEWSPEKVSTKMLAEKIGVSASTASESIRKLADAGLVDHEKYGAVALTDAGRRAALAMVRRHRLIETFLVRELGYRWDEVHDEAEILEHAVSDQMIARIDAKLGYPQRDPHGDPIPASDGQVPTPPARQLWACTDGEAGTVARISDHDPEMLRYFAQVGICLDARVRVLARRDFAGIISVALDSPDSADGSQATIDLGSPAAQAIWVV, from the coding sequence GTGAGCCCTTGGGAGCAGTCGGACGGGCTGAGCAGCGTCGCCCAGGACTACCTGAAAGTCATCTGGACCGCCCAGGAATGGTCACCGGAGAAGGTCAGCACGAAAATGCTGGCGGAGAAGATCGGTGTGTCGGCCAGCACCGCCTCGGAATCGATCCGCAAACTGGCCGACGCGGGCCTGGTCGACCATGAGAAGTACGGTGCGGTGGCGCTGACCGATGCGGGCCGTCGGGCCGCACTGGCCATGGTGCGTCGCCACCGCCTGATCGAGACGTTCCTGGTGCGCGAACTCGGTTACCGCTGGGACGAGGTGCACGACGAGGCCGAGATCCTCGAGCACGCGGTGTCCGACCAGATGATCGCGCGTATCGACGCCAAACTCGGGTACCCGCAGCGCGACCCGCACGGTGACCCCATCCCGGCATCCGACGGGCAGGTGCCCACGCCCCCGGCGCGCCAGTTGTGGGCCTGCACCGACGGGGAGGCCGGCACGGTGGCCCGGATCTCCGACCACGATCCGGAGATGCTGCGTTACTTCGCCCAGGTGGGGATCTGCCTCGACGCCCGGGTTCGCGTACTCGCCCGGCGCGACTTCGCCGGGATCATCTCGGTGGCGCTGGACTCCCCGGATTCCGCCGATGGCAGCCAAGCGACCATCGATCTGGGGAGCCCAGCGGCCCAAGCGATCTGGGTGGTGTGA
- a CDS encoding lipid-transfer protein, protein MANKVYVIGVGMTKFEKPGRREGWDYPDMARESGTNALQDAGIDYTAVEQGYVGYVYGESTAGQRALYELGMTGIPIVNVNNNCSTGSTALYLAAQAIRGGLADCTIALGFEKMKPGSLGTTYDDRAQPMEKHVMALAAISEAAFPVAPWMFGAAGREHMKEYGSTAEHFAKIGYKNHKHSVNNPYAQFQDEYTLDDILGSRMIYDPLTKLQCSPTSDGSGAAILASEAFVDKHGLAGRAVEIVGQAMTTDFASSFDGTAKNLIGYDMNVQAAQRVYDQSGLGPQDFQVIELHDCFSANELLLYEALGLCAEGEAGTLIDNGDTTYGGRWVVNPSGGLISKGHPLGATGLAQCAELTWQLRGTADKRQVDGVNAALQHNIGLGGAAVVTAYQRAER, encoded by the coding sequence ATGGCTAACAAGGTGTACGTGATCGGCGTCGGAATGACGAAGTTCGAGAAGCCCGGACGCCGTGAAGGCTGGGACTACCCCGACATGGCGCGCGAGTCGGGCACCAACGCGCTGCAAGACGCCGGCATCGACTACACCGCCGTCGAACAGGGCTATGTCGGTTACGTCTACGGGGAATCCACCGCCGGCCAGCGCGCGCTCTACGAGCTGGGCATGACCGGCATCCCGATCGTCAACGTCAACAACAACTGCTCGACCGGTTCCACCGCGCTCTACCTCGCCGCTCAGGCCATCCGGGGCGGACTGGCCGACTGCACCATCGCGCTCGGATTCGAGAAGATGAAGCCCGGTTCGCTGGGGACCACCTACGACGACCGTGCTCAGCCGATGGAGAAGCACGTGATGGCGCTGGCCGCCATCTCCGAGGCGGCGTTCCCGGTCGCGCCGTGGATGTTCGGTGCCGCCGGACGCGAACACATGAAGGAATACGGTTCCACCGCAGAGCATTTCGCCAAGATCGGCTACAAGAACCACAAGCATTCGGTGAACAACCCGTATGCCCAGTTCCAAGACGAGTACACCCTCGACGACATCCTCGGCTCGCGGATGATCTACGACCCGCTGACCAAGCTGCAGTGTTCGCCGACCTCCGACGGCTCCGGTGCGGCGATCCTGGCCAGTGAGGCCTTCGTCGACAAGCACGGTCTGGCCGGGCGAGCGGTGGAGATCGTCGGGCAGGCGATGACCACCGACTTCGCCTCCAGCTTCGACGGCACCGCCAAGAACCTGATCGGCTACGACATGAACGTGCAGGCGGCACAACGTGTCTATGACCAATCGGGCCTCGGCCCGCAGGACTTCCAGGTCATCGAACTGCACGACTGCTTCTCGGCCAACGAACTGCTGCTCTACGAAGCCCTCGGACTGTGCGCCGAAGGCGAAGCGGGAACCCTGATCGACAACGGCGACACCACCTACGGTGGGCGCTGGGTGGTCAACCCCTCCGGTGGACTGATCTCCAAGGGGCACCCGCTCGGCGCGACCGGTCTGGCGCAGTGCGCCGAACTCACCTGGCAGCTACGCGGCACCGCCGACAAGCGTCAGGTCGACGGCGTCAACGCCGCACTGCAGCACAACATCGGATTGGGCGGTGCGGCCGTGGTGACCGCGTACCAGCGCGCCGAGCGCTGA
- the truB gene encoding tRNA pseudouridine(55) synthase TruB has product MSTPPPPGLVIVDKPAGITSHDVVSRCRRFFHTRKVGHAGTLDPMATGVLVIGIERATKILGLLTTSEKSYAATIRLGQTTSTEDAEGDVLQTTSATHVTDEQIAAAIAGLRGDIAQVPSAVSAIKVAGKRSYQLAREGHAVELPARPVHIGRFEVLNVGRAVEPFIDLEVEVDCSAGTYIRALARDLGNELGVGGHLTALRRTRAGRFGLDQARTLDELAETPRLSYSLDDACLQGFPRRDLTAEEAVDVGHGRPLTPAGIAGTYAATAPDGRVMALLEDSGNRTKSVVVIRPATL; this is encoded by the coding sequence GTGAGCACTCCGCCGCCGCCCGGTTTGGTGATCGTCGACAAGCCCGCCGGGATCACCAGTCACGACGTCGTCTCCCGGTGTCGCCGGTTCTTTCACACCCGCAAGGTCGGCCACGCCGGCACGCTGGACCCGATGGCCACCGGGGTGCTGGTGATCGGCATCGAGCGGGCCACCAAGATCCTGGGACTGCTGACCACCTCGGAGAAGTCCTATGCCGCCACCATCCGGCTGGGCCAGACCACCTCGACCGAGGACGCCGAAGGCGATGTGTTGCAGACGACGTCGGCGACACACGTCACCGACGAGCAGATCGCCGCGGCGATCGCCGGACTGCGCGGTGACATCGCGCAGGTGCCCTCGGCCGTCAGCGCCATCAAGGTCGCCGGCAAGCGGTCCTACCAGCTGGCCCGGGAAGGCCACGCCGTCGAACTGCCCGCCCGGCCGGTGCACATCGGCCGTTTCGAGGTGCTCAACGTCGGACGCGCCGTCGAACCCTTCATCGACCTCGAGGTCGAGGTGGACTGCTCGGCGGGGACCTATATCCGCGCGCTGGCCCGGGATCTGGGCAACGAACTCGGCGTCGGCGGGCATCTGACCGCGCTGCGGCGAACCCGCGCCGGCCGCTTCGGGCTGGACCAGGCCCGAACCCTCGACGAACTGGCCGAGACACCGCGGTTGAGCTACAGCCTCGATGACGCCTGCCTGCAGGGTTTCCCGCGCCGCGACCTGACCGCCGAGGAGGCGGTCGATGTCGGTCACGGTCGCCCGCTGACACCGGCGGGTATCGCCGGCACCTATGCGGCGACGGCCCCCGACGGGAGGGTGATGGCACTGCTCGAAGATTCCGGGAACCGAACCAAGTCGGTGGTCGTGATCCGGCCGGCGACCCTGTGA